ACTACCTGGAATGCCTCCCCCCGGGATGGTCTTGAGCAGCGCGGCCCTTATGAGGAAGCTCTGGTCGGAACACCTCTGGCCGATCCGGCAAAGCCTCTGGAAATTTTGCGAATTATTCATTCCTTTGATCCCTGTATTGCCTGTGCTGTCCATTTAACTGATCTCACTACCAGTCAACCCCTGACTGAAATAAGGTTTTACTAAGGAGGGTATGCGATGCTGCGCAAAGCCATCTATGTCTGGGAATGGCCGGTCCGCTTCTATCACTGGTTAAATGTCTTTTTGATCATTACCCTTTTTCTCACCGGCCTCTATATTGGCTTTCCCAAATACAGGCCGGCTGGAACCGAAGCCTACTCCTTTTTTCTGATGGGTAAAGCCCGCTACTGGCATGGCTGGGCCGCCTGGCTGTTTATAGCCAATTTCCTTTTCCGTTTTTACTGGGCTTTTGTCGGCAATGAGTATGCCCGCTTTCGTCCCTGGCGAAAAGGATTTTTTGCCGATGGCCTGGAGACGTTAAAGTACTATCTTTTTCTCAAAAAAGAACATACGGTACATACCGGCCACAATGTCCTGGCCCAGCTTACCTACTTTTTCATTATCTGGATCAACTCCGCCTTTATGATTGCCAGTGGACTAGCCTTGCAAGGAGAGATTCATCCCGGCGGCTGGCAGGAACGCTGGTTTGGCTGGCTAATCCCCTTCTTTGGCGGTAATTCACTGGTTCTGCGCAGTTATCATCACCTGGCGGCCTGGCTTTTTGCTGCCTTTGTCGTCTTGCATCTCTATACCGTAATACGTCAGGATATCCTGGATGATGATGGCACCGTTTCGTCTATTTTTAGCGGCTATAAATATGTTCCTGTCAGAGAGGACAGAGAAAATGGCTAAACCGGTTGTTCTCGGGCTGGGTAATCCTCTCTATCGTGATGAAGGAATAGGAATTCATCTACTGCAGAGATTACGTCAATCCGGTCTTGCTTCTCAGATAAAACTGGTGGACGGCGGCACCGGGGGTTTATCCTTATTGCCCGTAATTGAAACTGCTGCACAGCTTTTGATCATCGATGCCGTAAACTGGGACAAGCCCCCGGGTACCGTGGGTCTTTTTAGTTATGAGCAGTTAATCCAGCTGGCCCGGCCCCGGCTCTCCCCTCACCAGGTAGCCCTGGCTGATTTACTGGCCCTGGCCTGCTGGCGTGGTAAATTGCCCCCTGACCTGGTCCTGCTGGGAATTCAACCTGCTGACATCAGACCTGGTCTGGAATTGAGCCCACAGGTCAAAGCAGCCATACCCGTAGCTTTAGAACAAGTCTATGATATTATTGCCTTTTATTTCGGTGCAGGATGGCATTGTTGACACAGATTAGTTGCTGGACGATGGCAGGCAAGACAGTTATTCTTATCCCTTCGATATTCCCGCCCGTGGGTTATTGCCCATGCTGGCTCCTGATGGTTTCGGGGTTTAAGACTATTGGGATCCCGGTGGCATTTCAAGCAGTCATCTACCGGTGCTTTACCAGCGCCTTTAACCCGATGGCAGGTCAGACAATCTTTCATTTTTAACCGGGCTCTGCTACCATGGGCTACCCCACTGTGGCATAAAGTACAATTATAGCCCCGGCTATGTTTTTCGTGATTGTAAATTATGCCAGGCATGTTTTTTAACTCAGCAGGCCATTGCTGATGACAGCTCTGGCAACGCTCATTTTTTACCGTAGCCTGCAGCCTGGGCTCCAGATTAAGTAAAGTTATCATCAGCTCCCTAACTCCGCTAATTTTGGCCTTTACCACGCCAGCGAAGCCGGGCTCAGCATGACAGGCATAACATTCTACATCTTTATGGGCAGATTGGGTCCAGCTTTGATAAATAGGCTCCATCAAGTGACAACTGGCACAAAACTGCGGTTTACTGGTATAGTAACTTGCCCCTGCCAGAATTACAATTAGCAAGAATCCTGAAACCAGTATAATTTTTTTAAGATTTTGGGCTGTTAACATCTCTCTCCCCCCTAGTTAGAAATATTAAATAAAATTATCCCTTTCCCTGCCATCTAGTCTATTTTTAGTGCATTTGTACTATAAATAAAACCCGGCTACAGCCGGGTTGTTGCCTATTTTTTCAATCTCTCAGGAATTACATCATTTTGTACCAGGTCAGCATAGCTTTCCCGGCGGATAATCAAATCTGCCTGCCCATCCTTGACCAGTACCGCAGCCGGTCTGGGTACCCGGTTATAATTCATGGCCATAGAGTAGTTATAAGCACCAGTGCAAAATACAGCCAGAATATCTCCGGGCTCAGTACGGGGAACTGCCAAATCCCAGATTAGCATGTCCCCGGATTCGCAGTATTTCCCGGCCACAGATACCACTATTTCTGCCGGTTGATCAGCTTTGTTGGCCAGCAGGGCCGAATACCTGGACTGATAGAGCGCCGGTCTGGGGTTATCACCCATGCCGCCATCAACGGCAATGTAAGTTCTTACTCCTGGTATCTCCTTCACTGAACCGACAGTATAAAGAGTAGTACCAGCCGGGCCAATGATAGAACGACCGGGCTCCACTACCAGGCGGGGTAAAGGCAAATCTCTTTCTTCACAGCCAGCAAGAACTGACTCCCGGACCAGTTGCCCATACGCAGCGATAGAGGCCGGTTCATCCCCTTCGGCGTAGTAAATACCAAAACCCCCACCCAGGTTCAGTATTTCTGCTGTAAAGCCCAGCCTGCTACGCAGCTCAGCCAGAAAATCCAGCATAACTTGCACTGTGTAACGGTAGCTTTCAAGTTCAAAAATCTGGGAACCAATATGGCAATGCAATCCCTTTAGGTCTATGTGAGGCAGCTGCAGGGCTTCCTCCACAATTGCCAAAGCCTGGCCGGTAGAAATAGCTGACCCGAACTTGGAATCAATTTGTCCGGTCTGGATGTATTCATGGGTATGAGCTTCTACCCCTGGGGTAATTCGCAAAAGGATGCTGGCCTTGACGCCCCGCTCCCCGGCCAGGCCATTGAGCAGATGCAGTTCGGTGAAATTATCCACTACAAAATAGCCGATACCGGCAGCTAACGCCATCTCGAGCTCGGCAGGGGATTTGTTATTGCCATGAAAATAAATCCGGGCAGGATCAAACCCTGCCTCCAGGGCAGTATATAACTCACCGCCAGAAACCACATCCAGGCCCAGTCCTTCTTCCTGAATAATGCGGGCCATGGCTTTGGTCATGAAGGCTTTCGAGGCATAAATTACTTCTCCCTGAATACGCTCATCCTGCATAAAAGCAGCCCGGTAGGCGCGGCAGTTTTGCCTGATCAGTTCCTCATCAAAAACATACAAGGGGGTACCAAACTCCGCTACCAGACCTGCTGTATCGCAACCGCCAATGGTTAAGCGCCCTTCGGCATTGATGCTCATAGTACCATGCAAACGCATATCATCATCTCCTATCACCAATAGATATTATGATTTTTTCTGAGAAACCGTTAACCTTCAATCACAAAAGTCCGGGAAAATTCTATCAATCACTATAACATGTTTTTTCCCTATTGACAATCTTTCTCACTGTCCTTTTGCCTATGTATACAATATATCTGCATAACAATGCAAAAAGCAGGAACACATTATCTGAGTGTTCCTGCTTGAGTAATTTATAATTCCACTTTAGGCAAGTTAGCCAGGGCTTCTTTAACCAGCCGTTCCGGATATTCATAATCCTGGATTTTACCGGTCAAGTAATCATCATAAGCACTTAAATCGAAGTGTCCATGGCCGCTTAAACAGAACACGATGGTTTTAGTTTCCCCGGCTTCCTTGCAACGCAGGGCCTCTACTATTGCCGCTTTAATGGCGTGGGAAGATTCGGGGGCTGGCAAAATCCCTTCAGTGCGGGCAAAGAGAACAGCCGCCTCAAAAACCTGAGTCTGGGGATAGGCCACTGCCTCAATCAAGCCGTCCTTTAAGAGCTGACTGACCAGCGGGGAATCCCCATGATAGCGTAACCCACCAGCATGAATGCCAGGAGGCATGAAATCATGGCCAAGAGTATACATAGGCATAATGGGAGTCAGCTTGGCCACATCACCATAGTCATAGGCATAGACCCCTTTGGTCAGGGTGGGACAGGCTGCCGGTTCTACGGCGATAATGCGAGTTTTCGTTCCCTTTAGAATTTTGTCCCGGACAAAGGGGAAGGAAATACCGGCAAAATTGCTGCCGCCTCCACAGCATCCGATTACAATATCAGCTGCTTCATCCACTTTGGCCAGTTGGGCCTGAACTTCTTGCCCGATTACCGTCTGGTGCAGACAGACATGATTGAGGACACTGCCCAGGGCATAATTGGTATCTTCCCGGCTGGCGGCATCCTCTACCGCC
Above is a window of Carboxydocella sporoproducens DSM 16521 DNA encoding:
- the cybH gene encoding Ni/Fe-hydrogenase, b-type cytochrome subunit, whose protein sequence is MLRKAIYVWEWPVRFYHWLNVFLIITLFLTGLYIGFPKYRPAGTEAYSFFLMGKARYWHGWAAWLFIANFLFRFYWAFVGNEYARFRPWRKGFFADGLETLKYYLFLKKEHTVHTGHNVLAQLTYFFIIWINSAFMIASGLALQGEIHPGGWQERWFGWLIPFFGGNSLVLRSYHHLAAWLFAAFVVLHLYTVIRQDILDDDGTVSSIFSGYKYVPVREDRENG
- a CDS encoding hydrogenase maturation protease — its product is MAKPVVLGLGNPLYRDEGIGIHLLQRLRQSGLASQIKLVDGGTGGLSLLPVIETAAQLLIIDAVNWDKPPGTVGLFSYEQLIQLARPRLSPHQVALADLLALACWRGKLPPDLVLLGIQPADIRPGLELSPQVKAAIPVALEQVYDIIAFYFGAGWHC
- a CDS encoding NapC/NirT family cytochrome c, translated to MLTAQNLKKIILVSGFLLIVILAGASYYTSKPQFCASCHLMEPIYQSWTQSAHKDVECYACHAEPGFAGVVKAKISGVRELMITLLNLEPRLQATVKNERCQSCHQQWPAELKNMPGIIYNHEKHSRGYNCTLCHSGVAHGSRARLKMKDCLTCHRVKGAGKAPVDDCLKCHRDPNSLKPRNHQEPAWAITHGREYRRDKNNCLACHRPATNLCQQCHPAPK
- a CDS encoding TrpB-like pyridoxal phosphate-dependent enzyme, with product MRADTKILLTEKEMPTVWYNIQAHMPNLPPPPLNPRTGQPVTPEDLLPIFPLELIKQEVSTEPYIEIPEEVQQLYRLFRPTPLFRAHRLEKALDTPARIYYKYEGTSPAGSHKVNTSIPQAFYNKQAGIKRLATETGAGQWGSALSMACSFFGLECTVYMVKVSYQQKPYRRSLMRVFGAEVIPSPSPLTQAGRAVLEQSPDSPGSLGIAISEAVEDAASREDTNYALGSVLNHVCLHQTVIGQEVQAQLAKVDEAADIVIGCCGGGSNFAGISFPFVRDKILKGTKTRIIAVEPAACPTLTKGVYAYDYGDVAKLTPIMPMYTLGHDFMPPGIHAGGLRYHGDSPLVSQLLKDGLIEAVAYPQTQVFEAAVLFARTEGILPAPESSHAIKAAIVEALRCKEAGETKTIVFCLSGHGHFDLSAYDDYLTGKIQDYEYPERLVKEALANLPKVEL
- the lysA gene encoding diaminopimelate decarboxylase, which translates into the protein MRLHGTMSINAEGRLTIGGCDTAGLVAEFGTPLYVFDEELIRQNCRAYRAAFMQDERIQGEVIYASKAFMTKAMARIIQEEGLGLDVVSGGELYTALEAGFDPARIYFHGNNKSPAELEMALAAGIGYFVVDNFTELHLLNGLAGERGVKASILLRITPGVEAHTHEYIQTGQIDSKFGSAISTGQALAIVEEALQLPHIDLKGLHCHIGSQIFELESYRYTVQVMLDFLAELRSRLGFTAEILNLGGGFGIYYAEGDEPASIAAYGQLVRESVLAGCEERDLPLPRLVVEPGRSIIGPAGTTLYTVGSVKEIPGVRTYIAVDGGMGDNPRPALYQSRYSALLANKADQPAEIVVSVAGKYCESGDMLIWDLAVPRTEPGDILAVFCTGAYNYSMAMNYNRVPRPAAVLVKDGQADLIIRRESYADLVQNDVIPERLKK